The following coding sequences lie in one Musa acuminata AAA Group cultivar baxijiao chromosome BXJ1-8, Cavendish_Baxijiao_AAA, whole genome shotgun sequence genomic window:
- the LOC135588050 gene encoding probable xyloglucan 6-xylosyltransferase 1, which produces MSVLGRCLGERRVRQLHRALRNGRLTLLCLVMTIVVLRGTIGAGRFGTPEQDLHDIRRLLHSHPHHPHRALTEQQPQHTDSNGAEEEEDPPRDPSKPYSLGPKISDWDEQRADWLRRHPERPNFLGSTKPRVLLVTGSSPKPCENPVGDHYLLKSIKNKIDYCRVHGIEIFYNLALLDAEMAGFWAKLPLIRSLLLAHPEVEFLWWMDSDAMFTDMAFELPWERYAPFNLVLHGWNEMVYDDRNWIGLNTGSFLLRNCQWSLDLLDVWAPMGPKGKTRTEAGKVLTAFLKDRPVFEADDQSAMVYLLVTQRDRWGDKVYLESAYYLHGYWGILVDRYEEMIENYHPGLGDHRWPLVTHFVGCKPCGKFGDYPVERCLKQMDRAFNFGDNQILQMYGFTHKSLASRKVKRIRNETSNPLELKDELGLLHPAFKATKVTGTAS; this is translated from the coding sequence ATGTCGGTGCTCGGGCGGTGCTTGGGGGAGAGGCGGGTGCGGCAGCTGCATCGGGCGCTTCGCAATGGGCGGCTGACCCTGCTCTGCCTCGTCATGACCATCGTCGTCCTCCGAGGTACCATCGGCGCCGGTCGCTTCGGCACCCCGGAGCAGGACCTCCACGACATCCGCCGCCTCCTCCACAGCCATCCCCATCACCCCCACCGCGCCCTCACTGAGCAGCAGCCGCAGCATACCGATTCCAACGGCGCCGAAGAGGAGGAGGATCCGCCGCGCGATCCGTCGAAGCCCTACTCCCTGGGCCCCAAGATCTCCGATTGGGACGAGCAGCGCGCCGACTGGCTCCGCCGCCACCCGGAGCGGCCGAACTTTCTGGGCTCCACTAAGCCGCGCGTCCTCCTGGTGACGGGATCCTCCCCGAAGCCCTGCGAGAACCCTGTGGGCGACCACTACCTGCTCAAGTCCATCAAGAACAAGATCGACTACTGCCGCGTCCACGGCATCGAGATCTTCTACAACTTGGCCCTCCTCGACGCCGAGATGGCGGGCTTCTGGGCCAAGCTGCCCCTGATCCGCTCCCTCCTCCTCGCCCATCCGGAGGTGGAGTTCCTGTGGTGGATGGACAGCGACGCCATGTTCACCGATATGGCCTTCGAGCTCCCCTGGGAGCGCTACGCCCCCTTCAACCTCGTTTTGCACGGCTGGAACGAGATGGTCTACGACGACCGCAACTGGATCGGCCTCAACACCGGCAGCTTCCTCCTCCGCAACTGCCAGTGGTCGCTCGACCTCCTCGACGTCTGGGCGCCTATGGGCCCCAAGGGCAAGACCCGTACCGAGGCGGGCAAGGTCCTCACCGCCTTCCTCAAGGACCGCCCCGTCTTCGAGGCCGACGACCAGTCCGCCATGGTCTACCTCCTTGTCACCCAGCGTGACCGGTGGGGTGACAAGGTCTACCTCGAGAGCGCCTACTACCTCCACGGTTACTGGGGCATCCTTGTTGACCGCTACGAGGAGATGATCGAGAACTACCACCCGGGCCTTGGCGACCACCGCTGGCCCCTCGTCACCCACTTCGTCGGCTGCAAGCCGTGCGGCAAGTTTGGGGATTATCCCGTGGAGCGCTGCCTCAAGCAGATGGATCGCGCTTTCAACTTTGGGGACAATCAGATCTTGCAGATGTACGGGTTCACCCACAAGTCGCTTGCCAGCAGAAAGGTGAAGCGGATCAGGAATGAGACCAGTAACCCGCTGGAGCTGAAGGATGAACTGGGGTTGCTGCATCCGGCGTTCAAGGCCACCAAAGTCACTGGCACAGCATCCTGA
- the LOC135680365 gene encoding protein PHOSPHATE-INDUCED 1 homolog gives MAKSTTTMLPTLLILASLALPSSSSLAALSTTLHYHNGSLLSSPINIYIIWYGSFTAAHRAAISDFFASFRSSPSPQPTVSKWWSTVQQYKDYTGKPASATVEVAAQTSDRAYSLGRSLTHSNLADLVRSSVAKGSLPLDATGVYMVLTSSDVTVGQFCTSSCGFHSTVLMPTGKRVVMAHVGDPGTQCPGLCAWPYAAPAYGPPRPPLVAPNGVGVDGTIINIATVIAGAVTNPFRDGYYQGDRLAPLEAATACAGIFGEGAYPGNPGNLLINDKSEASFNAFGAGGRRFLLPAIWEPISGKCKVVA, from the coding sequence ATGGCCAAGTCCACTACAACCATGCTTCCAACTTTGCTTATCCTTGCTTCCTTGGCTCtaccatcatcttcttctttagcCGCTCTTTCCACCACCCTCCACTACCACAATGGCTCCCTCCTCAGCTCACCCATCAACATCTATATCATATGGTATGGCTCATTCACCGCCGCCCACCGAGCCGCCATCTCCGACTTCTTCGCCTCCTTTCGGTCTTCGCCTTCGCCGCAACCCACTGTGTCAAAATGGTGGTCAACCGTGCAACAGTACAAAGACTACACCGGGAAGCCTGCGTCAGCAACCGTCGAGGTCGCCGCCCAGACATCCGACCGGGCTTACTCCCTGGGACGATCTCTCACCCATTCCAACTTAGCCGACCTGGTGAGAAGCTCCGTGGCGAAAGGCTCGTTGCCCCTCGACGCCACCGGCGTCTATATGGTCCTGACGTCCTCCGACGTGACCGTCGGTCAGTTCTGCACGAGCTCATGCGGCTTCCACAGCACGGTTCTGATGCCGACCGGGAAACGGGTGGTCATGGCCCACGTCGGCGACCCGGGGACGCAGTGCCCCGGCCTCTGCGCATGGCCGTACGCTGCCCCGGCATACGGGCCGCCGAGGCCGCCACTGGTGGCGCCGAACGGGGTCGGCGTGGACGGGACCATTATCAACATCGCCACGGTGATTGCGGGGGCCGTCACGAACCCGTTCCGCGATGGCTACTACCAGGGCGACCGGCTTGCGCCGCTGGAGGCCGCCACCGCCTGCGCCGGAATATTCGGGGAGGGTGCCTATCCGGGGAATCCCGGAAACCTGTTGATCAATGACAAGAGCGAAGCCAGCTTTAACGCTTTCGGCGCCGGTGGCCGGAGGTTTCTCCTACCGGCCATTTGGGAGCCGATCAGTGGAAAGTGCAAGGTTGTCGCTTGA
- the LOC103995487 gene encoding glucan endo-1,3-beta-glucosidase-like, which produces MASSRDLEMADRLVYSPLRTALLISVLAVLSSVHGIGVNYGLVGDNLPKPRAVVDLYKSNNIDGMRIFNPNHDVLEALRGSNITLIVGVEHKDLQPLASDASAATNWVQTNIVPYSPSVSFRYVVVGNEVIPGDLAQYVFPAMQNIQTALDSAGLQVNVSTSVALSVLGSSYPPSAGAFTPEAQTYMKPIIQFLASSGSPLLVNVYPYFAYRDNADQIALSYALFTSEGVVVTDGAYGYKNLFDAMLDATYAAMEKVGGKDVAVVVTESGWPSDGGFAANISNAHTYIQNLIDHVGEGTPRRPAPIEAYIFAMFNENQKEAGTERNFGLFYPDEQPVYPLSFV; this is translated from the exons ATGGCCTC CTCCAGAGATCTAGAAATGGCAGACCGACTTGTCTACTCTCCGCTTCGGACTGCATTGTTAATCTCGGTCTTGGCAGTCCTATCAA GCGTGCATGGCATCGGCGTCAACTACGGTTTGGTTGGCGACAACCTACCCAAGCCCAGAGCGGTGGTGGATCTCTACAAATCCAACAATATCGATGGCATGAGGATCTTTAATCCAAACCATGACGTCCTCGAAGCCCTACGAGGATCCAACATCACACTCATCGTTGGCGTTGAGCACAAAGATCTCCAACCTCTGGCCTCCGATGCTTCCGCAGCTACCAACTGGGTTCAGACCAACATAGTACCCTACTCGCCCAGCGTCTCCTTCCGCTACGTAGTCGTCGGCAACGAGGTCATCCCCGGAGATTTGGCGCAGTACGTCTTCCCCGCCATGCAAAATATCCAAACCGCACTCGATTCCGCCGGCCTACAAGTCAACGTCTCAACCTCGGTCGCGCTATCTGTTCTCGGCTCATCGTATCCTCCGTCCGCCGGTGCTTTCACTCCGGAAGCACAAACCTACATGAAACCCATCATACAGTTTCTCGCCAGCAGTGGATCCCCGCTCCTCGTCAACGTGTATCCTTACTTCGCCTACAGAGACAACGCTGATCAGATCGCGCTGTCCTATGCCCTGTTCACCTCCGAAGGAGTGGTGGTGACTGATGGAGCATATGGTTACAAGAACCTATTCGACGCAATGCTGGATGCGACCTATGCGGCGATGGAGAAGGTGGGAGGGAAGGATGTGGCCGTCGTGGTGACCGAGAGTGGCTGGCCATCAGATGGCGGCTTTGCAGCAAATATCAGCAATGCTCACACATACATCCAGAATCTGATCGATCACGTTGGGGAAGGAACACCAAGAAGACCTGCACCGATCGAAGCCTACATATTTGCCATGTTTAACGAGAACCAAAAGGAAGCAGGAACGGAGCGAAACTTCGGTCTCTTTTACCCGGATGAGCAACCCGTCTACCCATTAAGCTTTGTTTAG
- the LOC103995486 gene encoding glucan endo-1,3-beta-glucosidase-like → MAGGRVFSLLPIALLISVLAVQTSVHGIGVNYGLVADNLPQPSAVVELYKSNNISSMRIFNPNHDVLEALRGSNIPLIVGVEHNDLQSLASDISAATNWVQTNIVAYSPGVSFSHIAVGNEIIPGELAQYVLPAMQNIQTALASAGLTIHVSTSIALSVLGSSYPPSAGAFTPEAQTYMEPILSFLATSGSPLLVNVYPYFSYKDNPDQIALSYALFTSQDVVVIDGPYGYKNLFDAMLDATYAAMEKVGGADVAVVVSESGWPSDGGFAANISNAQTYNQNLINHVGEGTPRRPTPIEAYIFAIFNENQKEEGTERNFGLFYPDKNPVYPISFSPSQQPPLDAISSNGFNFRKMETIKFISYLLFPFLVFFPLL, encoded by the exons ATGGCTGGCGGACGTGTCTTCTCTCTGCTTCCCATTGCATTGTTAATCTCAGTCTTGGCAGTCCAAACAA GCGTGCATGGCATCGGCGTCAACTACGGTTTGGTTGCCGACAACCTACCCCAGCCCAGCGCGGTGGTGGAGCTCTACAAATCCAACAATATCAGTAGCATGAGGATCTTTAATCCAAACCATGACGTCCTCGAAGCCCTACGAGGATCCAACATCCCACTCATTGTTGGTGTTGAGCACAATGATCTCCAATCACTGGCCTCCGACATTTCCGCAGCCACCAACTGGGTTCAGACCAACATAGTAGCCTACTCGCCCGGCGTCTCCTTCAGCCACATAGCCGTCGGCAACGAGATCATCCCCGGAGAATTGGCGCAGTACGTCCTCCCCGCCATGCAAAACATCCAAACTGCACTCGCTTCCGCTGGCCTAACAATCCACGTCTCAACCTCGATTGCACTCTCTGTTCTCGGCTCATCGTATCCTCCCTCCGCCGGTGCTTTCACTCCGGAAGCACAAACCTACATGGAACCCATCCTGAGTTTTCTCGCCACCAGTGGATCCCCGCTCCTCGTCAATGTGTATCCTTATTTCTCCTACAAGGACAACCCCGACCAGATCGCGCTGTCCTATGCCCTGTTCACTTCCCAAGACGTGGTGGTGATTGATGGACCATATGGTTACAAGAACCTGTTCGACGCAATGCTGGATGCGACCTATGCGGCGATGGAGAAGGTGGGAGGGGCGGATGTGGCCGTCGTGGTGTCCGAGAGTGGCTGGCCATCAGATGGCGGCTTTGCAGCAAATATCAGCAATGCTCAGACATACAACCAGAATCTGATCAACCACGTTGGGGAAGGAACACCAAGAAGACCTACACCGATCGAAGCCTACATATTTGCCATTTTTAACGAGAACCAAAAGGAAGAGGGAACGGAGAGAAACTTCGGCCTCTTTTATCCAGATAAGAACCCCGTTTACCCAATAAGCTTTTCACCCAGTCAGCAACCTCCTCTTGACGCGATAAGCTCCAATGGTTTCAATTTTAGAAAAATGGAAACCATCAAATTTATTTCCTATTTACTATTTCCCTTCCTTgtattcttcccccttttgtaa
- the LOC135589152 gene encoding glucan endo-1,3-beta-glucosidase-like codes for MANHSICSVIATALLISVLALPTRVQAIGVCYGRLGDNLPQPSEVVDLYKSNNIGSMRIYDPNPDVLEALRGSNIQLLVGVPNDQLQSLASDSSAANAWVQSNVVAYWPSVSFRYIAVGNEVFPGDNVRYVLPAMQNVQNALASANLQGQIKVSTSVSTRVLGVSYPPSEGSFSSDAQASMNPIVQFLVNNGAPLLLNVYPYFSYRDNQAQISLSYALFTSPDVVVNDGPYGYQNLFDAIVDATYASLEKVGGSSVAIVVSESGWPSAGGVETTIDNAQTYNQKLINHVGQGTPRRPGSAIEAYIFAMFNENRKDSELERNFGLFYPDKQPVYTINFS; via the exons ATGGCGAACCATAGCATTTGCTCTGTGATTGCCACTGCATTGCTGATCTCAGTGTTGGCATTACCAACGA GGGTGCAGGCCATCGGTGTCTGCTACGGCAGGCTCGGAGATAACTTACCACAGCCCAGCGAGGTGGTAGATCTCTACAAATCCAACAACATTGGAAGCATGAGGATTTATGATCCAAACCCTGATGTCCTCGAAGCCCTGCGAGGATCCAACATCCAACTACTCGTAGGTGTTCCTAATGATCAGCTCCAGTCGTTGGCGTCGGACTCATCTGCTGCCAATGCCTGGGTTCAGAGTAATGTGGTAGCCTACTGGCCCAGCGTCTCCTTCCGCTACATAGCGGTGGGAAACGAGGTGTTCCCCGGAGACAATGTGCGGTATGTCCTCCCCGCCATGCAGAACGTCCAAAATGCTCTCGCTTCAGCAAATCTGCAGGGTCAAATCAAAGTCTCGACCTCAGTCTCAACACGCGTTCTCGGGGTATCATACCCTCCCTCCGAGGGTTCTTTCTCTTCTGATGCACAAGCCTCAATGAACCCCATAGTGCAGTTCCTAGTGAACAATGGAGCTCCCCTCCTACTCAACGTCTACCCCTACTTCAGCTACAGAGataaccaagctcagatttcactCTCCTACGCCTTGTTCACTTCCCCGGATGTTGTAGTAAATGACGGGCCGTACGGGTACCAGAACCTCTTCGATGCCATTGTCGACGCAACCTACGCATCGTTGGAGAAGGTGGGAGGGTCGAGTGTGGCGATTGTGGTATCGGAGAGTGGTTGGCCATCTGCTGGTGGTGTTGAGACGACAATCGACAATGCTCAGACATACAACCAGAAACTGATCAACCATGTTGGCCAAGGAACACCAAGAAGACCTGGGAGTGCAATAGAGGCCTACATATTTGCCATGTTCAACGAGAACCGAAAGGATTCGGAACTGGAGAGGAACTTTGGTCTCTTCTATCCGGATAAGCAACCTGTTTACACTATTAACTTCAGCTGA
- the LOC103995485 gene encoding putative pectinesterase/pectinesterase inhibitor 22, translating into MALTSDVLLLLLLFLPSIYAQWSQSSSLEEAKAFEESLLHQACLNTTDHEACTSRISIECHRQGRTGPISILHGAVRGTIDEALRAVGTLSGLAAVSSDLREEMAIHDCVELLGYSIDELGWSLEEISRLVLENRNIHHEANLRAWLSAALSNQDTCLEGFDGTDGRIRHYIHSRVVEVTRLVSNLLVMYRKMRSIIPHAPPRNGTKSDGNRDSPPWVVVDQELLHADPKALRADAVVASDGSGRYRSINEAVNRAPSHSSRRYVIYVKKGVYEENVELKKKKTNIMIVGDGMGITVISGSRNFMQGWTTFRTATFAVSGQGFIARDITFRNTAGPQNHQAVALRVDSDRSAFFRCSIEGYQDTLYAHSLRQFYRECNIYGTIDFIFGNGLTVLQRCNIYTRRPLPEQKVTITAQGRKDPNQNTGISIHDSFVHATYPTYLGRPWKPYSRTVFMQSYLSSAVQPAGWLEWAGDYGLGTLWYAEYRNYGPGARLGGRVRWPGYHVIRDAAVASLFTVRRFIDGSSWLPATGIEFTADLINK; encoded by the exons ATGGCATTAACTTCTGacgtccttctcctcctcctgctcttcctTCCCAGCATTTATGCCCAGTGGAGCCAATCCTCCTCCCTGGAGGAAGCAAAAGCCTTCGAGGAATCTTTGCTCCACCAGGCCTGCTTGAACACCACCGACCATGAAGCTTGCACGTCGCGCATCAGCATCGAGTGTCACCGGCAGGGGCGCACTGGGCCGATCTCCATACTCCACGGCGCCGTCAGGGGCACCATCGACGAAGCCCTCCGCGCCGTCGGCACCTTGTCGGGCCTCGCTGCAGTTTCCAGTGACCTCCGCGAGGAGATGGCCATCCATGACTGCGTCGAGCTCCTTGGCTACTCCATCGACGAGCTCGGTTGGTCGTTGGAAGAGATCAGCCGGCTCGTCTTGGAGAACCGCAACATTCACCACGAAGCAAACCTCCGCGCATGGCTCAGCGCCGCGCTCAGCAACCAAGACACGTGCTTGGAGGGCTTCGACGGCACCGACGGTCGCATACGCCATTACATCCACAGCAGAGTAGTGGAGGTGACACGACTCGTGAGCAACCTGCTGGTGATGTACAGGAAGATGCGCAGCATCATACCTCACGCGCCACCCAGAAATGGCACCAAAAGCGACGGCAACAGAGACTCGCCACCCTGGGTGGTGGTCGACCAGGAGCTCCTGCATGCGGATCCCAAGGCGTTGCGCGCCGATGCGGTGGTGGCATCGGATGGCAGTGGGAGGTACCGGTCGATCAACGAGGCGGTGAATCGAGCGCCAAGCCACAGCTCGAGGAGGTACGTTATATACGTAAAGAAGGGGGTGTACGAAGAGAACGTggagttgaagaagaagaagactaatATTATGATCGTTGGTGATGGAATGGGAATTACGGTGATTTCCGGCAGCAGAAATTTCATGCAAGGATGGACGACCTTCAGGACTGCTACCTTCG CGGTTTCCGGGCAGGGCTTCATAGCGAGGGACATAACCTTCCGTAACACCGCCGGGCCGCAGAACCACCAGGCGGTGGCCCTCCGAGTGGACTCCGACCGTTCGGCCTTCTTCCGGTGCAGCATCGAGGGCTACCAGGACACCCTGTACGCCCACTCCCTCCGCCAGTTCTACCGCGAGTGCAACATCTACGGCACCATCGACTTCATCTTCGGGAACGGGCTCACCGTGCTGCAGCGCTGCAACATCTACACGAGAAGGCCGTTGCCGGAGCAGAAGGTGACGATCACGGCGCAGGGGCGCAAGGACCCCAACCAGAACACGGGCATCTCGATCCACGACAGCTTCGTTCACGCAACGTATCCCACCTACCTCGGCCGGCCATGGAAGCCGTACTCGAGGACGGTGTTCATGCAGTCGTACCTGAGCTCCGCTGTGCAGCCGGCGGGGTGGCTGGAGTGGGCGGGGGATTACGGGCTGGGCACGTTGTGGTACGCGGAGTACCGCAATTATGGCCCCGGTGCGAGGCTGGGCGGGCGAGTGCGGTGGCCCGGGTATCATGTGATCCGGGATGCTGCAGTGGCCAGCCTCTTCACAGTGCGGCGGTTCATTGATGGCTCGTCGTGGTTGCCGGCCACCGGAATCGAATTCACCGCTGATCTCATCAATAAGTAG
- the LOC135588051 gene encoding sucrose synthase 4-like, with protein MTTKKLERIPSMRERVEDTLSAYRNDLVSLLSRFVSQGKGMLQPHHLVDALATLGDDGRTKLSEGPFSEVLRSAQEAIVLPPFVAIAIRPRPGVWEYVRVNVYELSVEQLSVSEYLQFKEELVDGRSDDRYTLELDFEPFNASFPRPNRSSSIGNGVLFLNRHLSSIMFRNKDCLEPLLDFLRAHKYKGHVMMLNDRVQSVSRLQSVLAKAEEYLSKLIPETPFSEFAYKLQEMGLEKGWGDTAQHVLEMIHLLLDILQAPDPSTLEMFLGRIPMVFNVVILSPHGYFGQANVLGLPDTGGQVVYILDQVRALENEMLLRIKKQGLDIDPKILIVTRLIPDAKGTTCNQRLERVSGTQHTHILRVPFRTEKGILKKWISRFDVWPYLETFTEDVASEIAAELHGTPDLVIGNYSDGNLVASLLAYKLGITQCNIAHALEKTKYPDSDIYWRKFEDKYHFSCQFTADLIAMNNADFIITSTYQEIAGSKNTVGQYESHTAFTLPGLYRVVHGIDVFDPKFNIVSPGADMSIYFTYSEKGKRLTSLHGSIEKLLYDPEQCDLHIGCLDDRSKPIIFSMARLDKVKNITGLVEWFGKSTKLRELVNLVVVAGYIDVKKSSDREEIQEIEKMHELISSYNLSGQFRWISAQTNRARNGELYRYIADTGGAFVQPAFYEAFGLTVVEAMTCGLPTFATCHGGPAEIIENGLSGFHIDPYHPDQSAVVMVEFFERCKEDSGYWKKISDGGLRRIQERYTWKIYSERLMTLAGVYGFWKYVSKLERRETRRYLEMFYILKFRDLVKSVPRAVDDDH; from the exons ATGACGACTAAGAAGCTTGAGCGCATCCCCAGCATGCGGGAGAGGGTGGAGGACACCCTCTCCGCCTACCGCAACGACCTCGTCTCGCTTCTTTCCAG GTTCGTGAGCCAGGGTAAGGGGATGCTGCAGCCGCATCACCTCGTCGATGCCCTCGCGACGCTCGGGGACGACGGCCGCACCAAGCTCTCCGAGGGCCCCTTCTCGGAGGTCCTCAGATCTGCCCAG GAAGCAATAGTTCTTCCACCATTCGTGGCCATTGCCATCCGCCCCAGGCCTGGCGTGTGGGAGTATGTCCGGGTTAATGTCTATGAGCTCAGCGTCGAGCAGCTGAGTGTGTCGGAGTACCTTCAATTCAAGGAAGAGCTCGTCGATGGAAG GTCTGATGATCGCTACACGCTGGAGCTGGACTTTGAACCATTCAATGCTTCATTCCCACGGCCAAACCGGTCATCATCGATTGGAAATGGGGTTCTCTTCCTGAACCGGCACCTTTCATCCATTATGTTCCGCAACAAGGACTGCTTGGAGCCCCTGCTGGATTTCCTCCGGGCCCACAAGTACAAGGGTCAT GTCATGATGTTGAATGACAGGGTACAGAGTGTATCCAGGCTTCAGTCCGTTCTAGCCAAGGCTGAGGAATATTTGTCTAAGCTTATACCGGAGACTCCTTTCTCTGAATTTGCTTACAA GCTTCAAGAGATGGGTTTGGAGAAAGGCTGGGGTGACACAGCTCAACATGTTCTTGAAATGATTCATCTTCTTCTTGACATTCTTCAGGCTCCTGATCCTTCCACTCTGGAGATGTTTCTGGGGAGAATTCCAATGGTGTTCAATGTTGTAATCTTATCTCCCCATGGATACTTTGGCCAAGCTAATGTATTAGGCTTGCCAGACACTGGAGGGCAG GTTGTCTATATACTGGATCAAGTTCGCGCATTGGAAAATGAGATGCTTCTGAGGATAAAAAAGCAAGGGCTAGATATTGATCCTAAAATCCTCATC GTTACTAGGTTGATACCTGATGCAAAAGGCACAACATGCAATCAGCGGCTAGAAAGAGTCAGTGGAACACAACATACTCATATCTTGCGGGTGCCCTTTAGAACTGAAAAGGGAATTCTTAAGAAATGGATTTCAAGATTTGATGTTTGGCCTTATTTGGAGACATTCACAGAG GATGTGGCAAGTGAGATCGCTGCAGAGTTACATGGCACTCCAGATCTCGTTATTGGAAATTACAGTGATGGGAATCTTGTTGCATCTTTGTTAGCTTATAAACTGGGAATCACCCAG TGTAACATTGCTCATGCACTAGAGAAGACAAAATATCCAGATTCAGATATATATTGGAGAAAGTTTGAGGACAAATACCATTTTTCATGCCAGTTCACTGCTGATCTAATTGCTATGAATAATGCAGATTTTATAATCACTAGCACCTATCAAGAAATTGCTGGAAG CAAGAACACAGTTGGACAGTATGAGAGCCATACTGCTTTCACTTTGCCTGGTTTGTATCGTGTTGTCCATGGAATCGATGTTTTTGATCCAAAGTTCAATATAGTCTCCCCTGGAGCAGATATGAGTATTTACTTTACATACTCGGAAAAGGGAAAGAGGCTCACTtctcttcatggttcaattgaaaAGCTGCTTTATGACCCAGAGCAATGTGATTTGCACAT TGGTTGTTTGGATGACCGATCAAAGCCCATTATTTTCTCCATGGCGAGGCTTGACAAAGTGAAAAACATAACAGGCTTGGTCGAATGGTTTGGTAAAAGCACTAAACTAAGAGAATTGGTCAACCTTGTGGTAGTTGCTGGATACATTGATGTAAAGAAATCCAGTGACAGAGAAGAAATCCAAGAGATTGAGAAGATGCACGAGCTCATTAGTTCATATAACTTGTCCGGTCAGTTCCGCTGGATTTCTGCCCAAACGAATAGGGCAAGGAACGGTGAGCTGTATCGCTACATAGCTGATACTGGTGGTGCTTTTGTTCAG CCTGCTTTTTACGAGGCTTTTGGTCTAACTGTAGTGGAGGCCATGACTTGTGGTCTTCCAACATTTGCCACTTGTCATGGAGGTCCTGCAGAAATCATTGAAAATGGATTATCAGGCTTCCATATAGATCCATACCATCCTGATCAGTCTGCTGTAGTCATGGTGGAGTTTTTTGAACGTTGCAAAGAGGACTCTGGCTACTGGAAGAAAATATCAGATGGAGGGCTGCGTAGAATACAAGAGAG GTATACATGGAAGATCTATTCAGAAAGGCTAATGACACTGGCTGGAGTTTATGGCTTCTGGAAATACGTTTCAAAGCTCGAAAGGCGTGAGACGCGGAGATATCTTGAAATGTTCTACATACTGAAGTTCAGAGACCTG GTGAAGTCTGTCCCTCGTGCAGTCGATGACGATCACTGA